In Candidatus Bathyarchaeia archaeon, the following are encoded in one genomic region:
- a CDS encoding tRNA(Ile)(2)-agmatinylcytidine synthase encodes MTTKTMHIGFDDTDSTRKGCTTYVAALLVEKLQKLGATFIDYPNLVRLNPNVPWKTRGNGALCLRIRYNERVENEIKEAVINTVEEHADLAFKGTDPGIVFFKRAKIPRLVRNFAKNAITGIVSLKEALKILRMFREEAVGFKNGRGIIGGLAAVGEPLQRDHTYEIIAYRAPENYGLKRRVDEASIFEMDKATAPYTFNNVDLEKKRVIITPRGPDPILFGIRGETPEIVKKAFFMVKPLESVERWVIFRTNHGTDAHLKRVKSLSEIKPYHPVIARGTVASNPTLIPRRHVIFAIKDESAQVDCAAYEPTGVLRKVAGKLLVGDCVEVYGGVRAASKDKPLTVNLEKIRLLKLAPKIISHNPLCPKCGKRLESMGKNKGFRCEKCGSRHADLKKIQTLVKREVKRGLYITSTRSQRHLTKPFRRYGMEKRSKRLDGMIEGWHFP; translated from the coding sequence ATGACCACAAAAACAATGCACATAGGATTCGACGATACCGATTCGACAAGGAAAGGATGCACAACCTATGTTGCCGCTCTTCTCGTGGAGAAACTGCAAAAACTAGGCGCAACTTTCATTGATTATCCTAATTTGGTTAGGCTGAATCCTAACGTGCCGTGGAAGACCAGAGGAAACGGAGCTTTATGCCTAAGAATACGATACAATGAGCGTGTGGAAAACGAAATTAAAGAAGCGGTGATAAACACTGTTGAAGAGCATGCGGACCTAGCGTTTAAAGGAACAGACCCGGGCATAGTTTTCTTTAAAAGAGCCAAAATTCCAAGACTGGTTAGGAATTTTGCCAAAAATGCGATAACTGGGATTGTAAGTTTGAAAGAAGCGTTGAAAATTCTGCGAATGTTCAGAGAAGAAGCGGTGGGTTTCAAGAACGGCAGAGGAATAATCGGCGGTTTAGCTGCTGTTGGCGAACCGCTTCAAAGAGACCACACATACGAGATTATTGCGTATCGTGCTCCAGAAAATTACGGTTTAAAGAGACGCGTGGATGAGGCTTCAATTTTTGAAATGGACAAGGCTACGGCGCCATACACTTTTAATAATGTTGACCTTGAGAAAAAGCGAGTTATTATAACGCCGCGGGGACCCGACCCGATATTGTTTGGCATCAGAGGAGAGACCCCAGAAATTGTGAAAAAGGCTTTCTTCATGGTTAAGCCTCTTGAGTCAGTTGAGCGGTGGGTTATTTTCCGCACGAATCATGGAACGGATGCGCATCTCAAACGGGTTAAAAGCCTTAGTGAAATAAAACCTTACCACCCAGTTATTGCAAGAGGAACAGTAGCGTCAAATCCTACTTTGATTCCGAGAAGACACGTTATTTTCGCGATAAAGGATGAAAGCGCGCAGGTCGATTGCGCAGCATATGAGCCTACTGGAGTTCTTAGGAAGGTTGCGGGAAAACTGTTAGTTGGAGATTGTGTAGAAGTTTACGGCGGCGTAAGAGCAGCGTCGAAAGATAAGCCATTAACCGTGAATCTTGAAAAAATTAGATTGCTGAAGCTTGCGCCGAAAATTATCAGTCATAATCCGCTTTGTCCAAAATGTGGTAAACGCTTAGAGTCCATGGGAAAGAATAAGGGCTTCAGATGTGAAAAATGCGGCTCAAGACACGCAGACCTTAAAAAAATTCAGACTCTAGTGAAGCGTGAAGTTAAAAGAGGTCTTTACATTACATCAACGAGGTCTCAGAGGCACTTGACGAAGCCTTTTAGACGTTATGGAATGGAGAAGCGCAGCAAAAGGCTTGATGGAATGATTGAGGGGTGGCATTTTCCTTAG
- a CDS encoding FUN14 domain-containing protein: MSELVTPLVYQLGIGAVGGFICGYAIKKISKLIVILIGVFLIALIYLSTQGIININYSALWDAVAGWLGGAQQAASWLVGILSVLPFIGSFAVGFLLGFKLG, from the coding sequence ATGAGCGAGTTAGTTACTCCACTCGTTTATCAACTGGGCATAGGCGCCGTAGGCGGCTTCATCTGCGGATACGCTATTAAGAAAATTAGCAAGCTCATAGTCATCTTGATAGGCGTCTTCCTAATCGCCCTCATATACCTAAGCACTCAAGGAATAATCAACATAAACTACAGTGCGCTTTGGGACGCTGTAGCTGGATGGCTTGGTGGCGCCCAGCAAGCCGCGTCATGGCTTGTCGGCATACTATCGGTTTTGCCGTTCATTGGAAGCTTCGCCGTGGGCTTTCTGTTAGGCTTCAAACTTGGTTAG
- the alaS gene encoding alanine--tRNA ligase, which yields MDRFPAEEYNVPFFKEAGYVRKLCPRCGKYFWTQNQSQETCGEASSDECACYTFIDNPPTRKSYGLREMREAFLSFFEKNGHTRIKPYPVVARWRDDIYLTHASIIDFQPYVTNGIAPPPANPLVVSQPCIRLVDIANTGPTFGRHLTIFEMGGAHAFNYPDKEVYWKDETVRFHHRWVTEVLGVKSDEVTYKEEVWCGGGNAGPCLESVIRGLEVATLVFMQYKVVDDEFVKLPIRTVDPGYGMDRYAWLSQGAPSGFHAVYGDLLDRLFRMAGLVKIDVDLLKKVAKFSSLVNLDKTASRLETRKREAALVGLSVDELDEFLVPIENVFAVADHTKCLSCLLAEGVVPSNIQEGYLARLVFRRVYRLLRMLGIADKLYDIVDMQIRLWGEDYPHLKEMRNEIMDMLQVEEEKFGDTLKRGEGMIKRISAELKTKRKKEIPIETLTELYDSHGLPPEIVKEVAEKEDLRVAIPDNFYTLIAQRHMQAEKPVEEEVKPEERLETAVSGLPETEQLYYKDAYMQRFDAKVLKVLFNEYVVLDKTCFYPEGGGQPADVGFFMFDGKKAEVLDVRKVGRVIVHKVKSEVLPKEGSKITGVIDWDRRYGLMKAHTATHLINGAARRVLGQHVWQFGTQKGIDSSRLDISHYRRLMPEEVHEIETLANQAILQNMAVTTEWMLRSEAESRHGFRLYQGGAVPGKEIRVVATGDWDVEACAGTHLRSTGEIGFIKIIHTERVQDGVERLVYSVGIPALKAVQENERLLWRVSEILNAPLEKLDKTAERLVKELKEANAERRKLIKELAERESAGLGAGKAEEVKEVGGLKLVFRDFKEDIDVDRMVQTASEIIKRDDASVAVFYGSDGKNARIMVMAGKTALEKGVNAGEVVREASAIIGGGGGGKPNFAQGGGTKPQKLPEATKKAEEILKKQLKS from the coding sequence TTGGATAGGTTTCCTGCAGAGGAATACAACGTTCCATTCTTTAAAGAAGCAGGTTATGTTAGGAAATTGTGTCCTCGATGTGGCAAATACTTTTGGACGCAAAATCAAAGCCAAGAAACTTGTGGTGAAGCGTCTTCAGACGAGTGTGCATGTTACACATTTATAGATAATCCGCCTACCCGGAAAAGTTATGGTTTGCGTGAGATGCGTGAAGCCTTTCTTTCGTTTTTTGAAAAGAATGGGCACACACGCATAAAGCCTTATCCTGTAGTGGCGAGATGGCGAGACGACATTTACCTAACGCATGCAAGCATTATTGATTTTCAACCTTACGTAACGAATGGAATTGCTCCACCCCCGGCGAATCCGCTTGTGGTTTCTCAGCCTTGCATACGGTTAGTGGACATTGCAAATACTGGTCCAACTTTTGGCAGGCACTTGACAATTTTTGAGATGGGTGGAGCGCATGCGTTCAATTATCCGGACAAGGAGGTTTACTGGAAAGACGAGACTGTGCGTTTTCATCATCGATGGGTTACGGAAGTTTTGGGTGTAAAATCTGACGAGGTTACTTACAAGGAGGAAGTGTGGTGTGGGGGTGGAAACGCTGGACCATGTTTGGAGTCTGTTATTCGAGGTTTAGAGGTTGCGACGCTTGTTTTCATGCAATACAAGGTTGTTGATGACGAGTTTGTTAAGTTGCCCATTCGGACAGTTGACCCTGGTTATGGCATGGACCGTTATGCTTGGCTTTCGCAAGGCGCTCCTAGCGGTTTTCATGCGGTTTATGGTGACTTGCTTGATAGATTGTTTAGGATGGCGGGTTTGGTTAAAATTGACGTTGATTTGTTAAAGAAAGTGGCTAAGTTTTCCAGTTTGGTTAATTTGGATAAGACTGCGAGTAGGTTGGAGACTCGTAAGAGGGAAGCGGCGCTTGTTGGTTTAAGCGTGGATGAGCTTGATGAGTTTTTGGTTCCTATTGAGAATGTCTTCGCGGTTGCGGACCACACTAAATGCCTTAGCTGTTTGCTTGCTGAAGGCGTTGTTCCATCGAACATTCAAGAGGGTTATTTGGCGAGGCTCGTGTTCCGAAGAGTCTATAGGCTTTTGAGGATGCTTGGCATTGCGGACAAGCTTTATGATATTGTTGATATGCAGATTCGCCTTTGGGGTGAAGATTATCCACATCTTAAGGAAATGCGGAACGAGATTATGGATATGCTCCAGGTGGAAGAGGAAAAGTTTGGAGACACGCTTAAACGCGGCGAAGGAATGATTAAGCGGATTTCAGCCGAGTTAAAAACGAAAAGGAAAAAGGAAATTCCAATAGAAACTTTAACTGAACTTTATGATTCGCATGGGCTTCCGCCTGAGATTGTTAAAGAAGTTGCGGAGAAAGAAGATTTGCGGGTGGCGATTCCAGATAATTTTTACACTTTGATTGCGCAGAGGCACATGCAAGCTGAGAAGCCTGTTGAGGAGGAGGTTAAACCAGAAGAACGGTTGGAAACGGCGGTTTCAGGTTTGCCGGAAACTGAGCAGTTATATTATAAAGACGCGTACATGCAACGCTTCGATGCTAAGGTTCTTAAGGTATTGTTTAACGAATACGTGGTTTTGGATAAAACGTGCTTTTATCCTGAAGGCGGTGGACAACCGGCTGATGTTGGCTTTTTCATGTTTGACGGGAAGAAAGCGGAGGTTCTTGATGTAAGGAAGGTTGGCAGAGTAATCGTTCACAAAGTCAAAAGCGAGGTTCTTCCAAAAGAAGGCAGCAAAATAACTGGCGTTATTGATTGGGATAGGCGCTACGGTCTTATGAAGGCTCATACGGCTACGCACTTGATTAATGGTGCTGCGCGGCGCGTGCTGGGACAGCATGTTTGGCAGTTTGGAACGCAAAAGGGCATTGACAGTTCCCGATTGGACATTTCACATTATCGAAGACTTATGCCGGAAGAGGTTCACGAGATAGAGACTTTGGCGAATCAGGCGATTCTGCAGAACATGGCGGTTACGACTGAGTGGATGCTGAGAAGCGAAGCGGAAAGCCGTCACGGTTTTAGGCTTTATCAGGGTGGAGCGGTTCCAGGCAAGGAAATTCGTGTTGTGGCTACTGGTGATTGGGATGTTGAAGCGTGTGCGGGAACGCATTTGAGAAGCACTGGCGAAATTGGTTTCATAAAGATAATTCACACAGAACGCGTGCAAGACGGCGTTGAGAGGCTTGTTTATTCTGTTGGGATTCCCGCTTTGAAGGCGGTGCAGGAGAATGAGCGTTTGTTGTGGCGTGTCTCAGAAATTTTGAACGCGCCTTTGGAGAAGCTGGACAAAACAGCGGAGAGGCTTGTTAAAGAATTGAAGGAAGCGAATGCGGAAAGAAGAAAACTCATTAAAGAATTGGCGGAACGCGAAAGCGCTGGTTTAGGTGCGGGAAAAGCTGAGGAAGTTAAGGAAGTAGGCGGTTTGAAGCTTGTTTTTCGCGATTTTAAGGAAGACATTGATGTTGACCGCATGGTTCAAACGGCAAGCGAGATAATCAAAAGAGATGATGCGTCAGTCGCAGTGTTTTATGGTTCGGATGGAAAGAATGCGCGGATAATGGTTATGGCTGGAAAAACCGCACTAGAAAAAGGTGTAAACGCAGGCGAAGTAGTGCGTGAAGCATCAGCAATCATTGGCGGTGGAGGCGGAGGAAAACCCAACTTCGCACAAGGCGGCGGAACAAAACCACAAAAACTACCAGAAGCAACCAAAAAAGCAGAAGAAATCCTAAAGAAACAGCTAAAGTCTTAA
- a CDS encoding GNAT family N-acetyltransferase, giving the protein MVKATIRKANVNDIPAIVQTRLTSISERETEGFGAPEWATEWSVAEWRKLWAEENKLKDGSEVLVAEKENKIVGFIVFKEEVGYVYIDDVYVTKAEQRKGVGKALVTYVEDIAVALGSLVLRLILRRMRKASLGSLTVSG; this is encoded by the coding sequence ATGGTTAAGGCGACTATTCGTAAAGCAAACGTTAATGATATTCCTGCCATTGTCCAAACGAGATTAACCTCAATTTCAGAAAGGGAAACAGAGGGTTTTGGCGCACCTGAATGGGCAACCGAGTGGTCGGTTGCAGAATGGAGGAAACTATGGGCTGAAGAAAATAAATTGAAAGACGGTTCAGAAGTTCTTGTGGCTGAAAAAGAAAACAAAATTGTGGGGTTCATCGTTTTCAAAGAAGAAGTCGGTTATGTCTACATTGATGACGTTTACGTCACTAAGGCTGAGCAAAGAAAAGGAGTAGGCAAAGCACTTGTTACCTATGTTGAAGATATTGCGGTGGCTCTGGGTTCTCTTGTATTAAGACTGATACTACGGAGAATGCGCAAGGCATCCCTTGGAAGTCTTACAGTTTCTGGATAA
- a CDS encoding MGMT family protein has protein sequence MAKKKSWSEKLHDARGLPKVEKITGKMSKRWGAGTVVIPAPLEVDEIMRKVPEGKVTTINEIRAALAKRHGATIGCPITTGIFAWVAAHAAEEQREKGEKKITPYWRTLKVGGVLNEKYPGGAETQKKLLEKEGHAVLQKGKKYVVANYEKVLAKI, from the coding sequence ATGGCGAAAAAGAAAAGCTGGAGCGAAAAATTGCATGATGCTAGAGGTTTGCCGAAAGTGGAGAAGATTACTGGAAAAATGAGCAAGAGGTGGGGCGCTGGCACCGTGGTTATTCCTGCGCCATTGGAGGTTGACGAAATAATGCGGAAAGTGCCTGAAGGAAAGGTGACAACAATAAATGAGATTCGGGCGGCGCTCGCTAAAAGGCACGGCGCAACAATTGGCTGTCCAATAACCACTGGAATTTTTGCTTGGGTTGCGGCTCACGCAGCAGAAGAACAACGTGAGAAGGGTGAGAAGAAAATTACGCCTTACTGGCGAACGTTGAAAGTGGGCGGAGTTTTAAACGAGAAATACCCTGGCGGAGCAGAAACTCAAAAGAAGCTTCTAGAAAAAGAAGGGCACGCAGTATTACAGAAGGGCAAAAAATACGTAGTAGCCAACTATGAAAAAGTACTAGCAAAAATATAG
- a CDS encoding GIY-YIG nuclease family protein: MPYYVYIIQCNGGCFYTGYTKDLDLRMRLHVNGKGAKYTRMHKPKKLVYVEEFNSRSEAMRREKIIKRMTHCQKLELTKSKTC; the protein is encoded by the coding sequence ATGCCTTACTACGTTTATATTATTCAGTGTAATGGTGGCTGTTTCTACACTGGTTACACGAAGGATTTGGATTTGCGGATGAGGCTTCATGTTAATGGGAAAGGTGCCAAATACACGCGGATGCACAAGCCTAAGAAACTTGTCTATGTTGAGGAGTTCAATTCTCGGTCTGAAGCAATGAGGAGAGAGAAAATAATCAAAAGGATGACTCACTGCCAGAAACTTGAGCTTACAAAATCCAAGACTTGTTGA
- the leuS gene encoding leucine--tRNA ligase gives MKKTEKKWQKRWQQAKIFEANPDPKKPKYYITVAYPYPNSPQHIGHGRTYTLADVHARYMRMRGYNVLLPMAFHYTGTPVLAMAKRLAENDKDLIKDFTTVYKIPKEKLKELTEPITMARYFHQEIKAGMKEIGYSIDWRREFTTVDPHYNRFIEWQFQKLRKGGYIKRGSHPVGFCPKCGNPVGMHDTKGDVEPEIGEFTVIKFRQNSLVFPTATLRPETVFGVTNIWLNPNVKYVKAKVNGEQWVISKESAEKLTYQKRKVKILETFEGKQLIGKTVENPATKTKILILPADFVDPKNATGVVMSVPGHAPYDYVALENIKKTPSKLKEYGIATDAVNAIKPISLIQVPNYSETPAADVVKKMQVQNQTDPKLEDATKEVYRHEFHNGKMKQNTGKYHGMTVAEAKDKVKQDLIAEDKATTMYELLNRPVLCRCGTECVVKILEDQWFIDYGKPEWKALAHKNLDMMEILPDEMRSEYNYVIDWLHEKACARKSGMGTRLPWDKEWIIESLSDSTIYMAYYTIVRHIKEHKIKAEQLTENVFDYIFLGKGNPTTIAKKAKIDTKTLKAMHNEFSYFYPLDSRHSAHELIPNHLTFMIFNHTAIFPEKHWPRQIVTNGHVLMEGAKMSKSFGNIIPLREGLTKFGADPIRLSVLATAELLQDADFSPSVAKSMRERLERLYKFVAEFTKKKHTRTPPKELSVIDKWMLSRLQEHIKKATEAMDKLAVRKAIHTAIYELDQDFQWYQKRTTKQKENNAKTHVISEVLEAQIRMLAPVAPHVCEELWEMIGKRNFVSTSSWPKPDKTKIDIIAEENETLIMNILEDTSNIIKATKIKPKKICYYTAAPWKWKVYTKALEKAVSGRVQQKDLMKELMADSTLRAMAEKVAKFTNQIIEEINHMPEERKKKLTQIGTLNEYNILKEAENFLTKELHSKIHIYNEENTNRYDPKNKAQQAKPHRPAIYIE, from the coding sequence TTGAAAAAAACAGAAAAAAAATGGCAAAAACGCTGGCAACAAGCCAAAATCTTCGAAGCAAACCCAGACCCGAAAAAACCAAAATACTACATAACAGTGGCTTATCCATACCCAAACTCGCCACAACACATCGGACACGGAAGAACATACACACTCGCAGACGTACACGCACGCTACATGCGCATGCGCGGCTACAACGTACTATTGCCAATGGCTTTCCACTACACGGGCACACCAGTCCTAGCCATGGCCAAACGACTCGCAGAAAACGACAAAGACCTCATCAAAGACTTCACAACAGTCTACAAAATCCCAAAAGAAAAACTCAAAGAATTAACCGAACCAATCACAATGGCACGCTACTTCCACCAAGAAATCAAAGCCGGCATGAAAGAAATAGGCTACTCAATCGACTGGCGACGCGAATTCACAACTGTAGACCCACACTACAACCGCTTCATAGAATGGCAATTCCAAAAACTACGCAAAGGCGGATACATAAAACGTGGAAGCCACCCAGTAGGCTTTTGCCCAAAATGCGGAAACCCAGTCGGAATGCACGACACAAAAGGCGACGTAGAACCAGAAATCGGCGAATTCACAGTCATAAAATTCAGACAAAACAGCCTAGTCTTCCCAACCGCCACACTGCGTCCAGAAACAGTCTTCGGCGTAACAAACATTTGGCTAAACCCAAACGTAAAATACGTAAAAGCAAAAGTTAACGGCGAACAATGGGTAATCAGCAAAGAAAGCGCAGAGAAACTAACCTACCAAAAAAGAAAAGTCAAAATTTTAGAAACCTTCGAAGGAAAACAACTCATAGGCAAAACAGTTGAAAACCCAGCAACAAAAACTAAAATCCTAATCCTCCCAGCAGACTTCGTCGACCCAAAAAACGCAACAGGCGTGGTAATGTCTGTTCCAGGACACGCGCCATATGATTATGTCGCTCTAGAAAACATCAAAAAAACACCGTCAAAACTGAAAGAATACGGAATAGCAACCGACGCCGTAAATGCAATCAAACCAATTTCCCTAATCCAAGTTCCAAACTACTCAGAAACTCCAGCAGCAGACGTAGTCAAAAAAATGCAAGTTCAAAACCAGACAGACCCGAAACTGGAAGACGCCACAAAAGAGGTCTACCGTCACGAATTCCACAATGGCAAGATGAAACAAAACACAGGCAAATACCACGGCATGACGGTGGCAGAAGCAAAAGACAAAGTCAAACAAGACCTAATCGCCGAAGACAAAGCCACAACAATGTACGAGTTACTAAACAGACCTGTTTTGTGCCGCTGCGGAACAGAATGCGTCGTAAAAATCTTGGAAGACCAATGGTTCATCGACTACGGAAAGCCAGAATGGAAAGCGTTAGCTCACAAAAACCTCGACATGATGGAAATATTGCCTGACGAAATGCGTTCAGAATACAACTACGTCATCGATTGGCTACACGAAAAAGCATGCGCAAGAAAATCCGGAATGGGCACAAGACTCCCATGGGACAAAGAATGGATAATCGAATCCCTATCAGACTCAACAATATACATGGCATACTACACAATCGTTAGACACATAAAAGAACACAAAATCAAAGCAGAACAACTAACGGAAAACGTCTTCGACTACATTTTCCTCGGAAAAGGCAACCCAACAACCATAGCTAAAAAAGCCAAAATAGACACAAAAACACTGAAAGCCATGCACAACGAATTCTCATACTTCTACCCACTCGACAGCAGACACTCAGCCCACGAACTAATCCCAAACCACCTAACCTTCATGATATTCAACCACACCGCCATATTCCCAGAAAAACACTGGCCACGCCAAATCGTAACCAACGGACACGTCCTAATGGAAGGCGCAAAAATGAGCAAATCCTTCGGAAACATAATCCCACTACGAGAAGGCTTAACCAAATTCGGCGCAGACCCAATAAGACTCAGCGTTTTAGCAACCGCCGAACTACTGCAAGACGCTGACTTCAGCCCGTCAGTAGCCAAATCCATGCGCGAAAGACTAGAACGCCTATACAAATTCGTCGCCGAATTCACAAAGAAAAAACACACAAGAACTCCGCCCAAAGAGCTATCAGTCATAGACAAATGGATGCTCAGCCGACTACAAGAACACATAAAAAAAGCAACTGAAGCCATGGACAAACTAGCAGTACGCAAAGCCATACACACAGCAATATACGAATTAGACCAAGACTTCCAATGGTACCAAAAACGAACAACAAAACAAAAAGAAAACAACGCTAAAACGCATGTAATAAGCGAAGTCTTAGAAGCCCAAATCCGAATGCTAGCCCCAGTAGCACCTCACGTATGCGAAGAACTATGGGAAATGATAGGCAAAAGAAACTTCGTCTCAACAAGCTCTTGGCCCAAACCAGACAAAACAAAAATAGACATCATAGCCGAAGAAAACGAAACCCTAATCATGAACATACTCGAAGACACATCAAACATAATAAAAGCCACAAAAATAAAGCCCAAAAAAATATGCTACTACACAGCTGCACCATGGAAATGGAAAGTCTACACAAAAGCTCTCGAAAAAGCCGTCTCAGGCAGAGTCCAGCAGAAAGACTTAATGAAAGAACTAATGGCAGATTCTACTCTAAGAGCGATGGCAGAAAAAGTAGCAAAATTCACCAATCAAATCATCGAAGAAATCAACCACATGCCAGAAGAAAGAAAGAAAAAACTAACCCAAATCGGAACCCTAAACGAATACAACATACTAAAAGAAGCAGAAAACTTCCTTACAAAAGAACTCCACTCCAAAATACACATCTACAACGAAGAAAACACAAACCGCTACGACCCAAAAAACAAAGCACAACAAGCAAAACCACACCGCCCAGCAATATACATAGAATAA
- a CDS encoding phosphoribosyltransferase family protein: protein MSTHADELKLRLMTIELLRTAKYKRNITYRELASKTGLPVTVLSRYAKGHVLPNTARAKQLWKVLSKLVGLEVELRSRIKFDEDGYFDNTDIIGDFNIIQQAANHALAIFAGKRVTKVLTAAVDGIPLATMVANALGVNLILAKRNKEVGVKAFLEETYVLGKDSGVTMTLYIPKEAIKKRDSVLIVDDMIKTGETQAALVNLVRKAKAEISGVFSLIAVGEEWKKKLKLTGECPIEVITYVKAPYESSTRP from the coding sequence ATGAGCACGCATGCAGACGAGTTAAAACTTCGCTTAATGACCATTGAACTGCTTAGAACTGCAAAGTACAAAAGAAACATCACATATCGCGAATTAGCTTCTAAAACTGGTTTGCCCGTGACAGTTCTGAGTAGATATGCGAAGGGACATGTTTTGCCAAACACTGCAAGAGCGAAGCAGCTTTGGAAAGTGTTGTCAAAACTTGTTGGGTTAGAAGTGGAGCTTCGCAGTAGAATAAAGTTTGATGAAGATGGATATTTTGATAATACTGACATTATAGGCGATTTCAACATCATCCAACAAGCAGCCAACCACGCGCTTGCCATTTTCGCGGGAAAACGTGTAACAAAAGTTTTGACGGCTGCAGTTGATGGAATACCGTTGGCGACCATGGTTGCAAACGCGTTAGGCGTAAATTTGATACTTGCAAAGAGAAACAAGGAAGTTGGGGTTAAGGCTTTTTTGGAAGAAACATACGTGTTGGGCAAAGACTCGGGTGTAACGATGACACTTTACATTCCAAAGGAAGCCATCAAAAAACGAGACAGCGTCTTAATCGTTGATGACATGATTAAAACTGGAGAAACACAAGCGGCCTTGGTAAATCTTGTTCGAAAAGCGAAGGCTGAAATTTCCGGAGTTTTCTCGCTAATAGCTGTAGGAGAAGAATGGAAAAAGAAACTGAAGCTAACCGGCGAATGCCCAATAGAAGTAATAACCTATGTTAAAGCGCCTTATGAGTCAAGCACTCGCCCCTAA
- the mtnA gene encoding S-methyl-5-thioribose-1-phosphate isomerase: MKRTIEWHNGTVATIDQTKLPHETVILEMKSCDEVADAIKTMKIRGAPLLGAAAAFALALTAYNSQAKSKQELIRELEKSAETLKRTRPTAVNLFWAIDRILAKSKSFAGNAEELIAFVVDEARKIADEDAAANRLIGKYGAELISDGDVVLTHCNAGALATVEYGTALGVIRAAWEQGKKIEVIATETRPKLQGARLTTYELKKEGIPVTLITDGMVGYVMYKQLVNVVVVGADRIVSDAIINKIGTFAIAVLAKEHQIPFYVAAPRSTFDLSRKSTEVVIEERKPEEVTNVGSYRIAPEGISVLNPAFDITPLDYVTAIICEDGVLHKKDFGKFKANVYK; encoded by the coding sequence ATGAAGCGAACAATAGAATGGCACAACGGAACAGTCGCCACAATAGACCAGACAAAGCTTCCGCATGAAACAGTGATTCTTGAGATGAAAAGCTGCGATGAAGTGGCTGACGCAATAAAAACCATGAAAATAAGAGGGGCACCATTACTGGGAGCAGCTGCAGCTTTTGCTTTAGCTTTAACTGCTTACAATTCCCAAGCAAAATCCAAACAAGAGTTAATCAGAGAGTTGGAGAAATCAGCAGAAACTCTTAAGAGAACACGACCAACTGCTGTTAACCTTTTTTGGGCGATAGACAGAATTTTAGCCAAATCAAAAAGTTTCGCTGGGAATGCTGAAGAGTTGATTGCTTTTGTTGTTGATGAAGCAAGGAAAATAGCTGATGAAGATGCTGCGGCAAATCGTTTGATTGGCAAGTATGGAGCTGAACTTATAAGTGATGGAGATGTGGTTCTTACGCATTGCAATGCTGGCGCTTTAGCCACAGTTGAATATGGCACAGCTTTGGGCGTTATAAGAGCTGCTTGGGAACAGGGAAAAAAGATTGAGGTTATTGCTACTGAAACTCGTCCGAAACTGCAGGGCGCAAGGTTAACAACTTATGAGCTTAAAAAGGAAGGCATCCCAGTCACTTTGATTACTGATGGCATGGTTGGTTATGTTATGTATAAACAATTGGTTAATGTGGTTGTTGTAGGAGCTGATAGGATAGTTTCTGATGCGATTATTAACAAGATTGGAACATTCGCAATTGCTGTTTTAGCTAAAGAACACCAAATACCCTTCTATGTTGCCGCTCCAAGATCCACCTTTGACTTATCACGTAAATCGACTGAGGTTGTCATTGAAGAGAGAAAACCAGAAGAAGTCACAAATGTAGGCTCATATAGAATTGCTCCTGAAGGAATAAGCGTTCTTAACCCAGCATTCGATATAACTCCGCTGGATTATGTCACAGCAATAATTTGCGAAGACGGCGTGTTGCACAAGAAAGATTTTGGCAAATTTAAAGCCAACGTCTATAAGTGA